Proteins co-encoded in one Campylobacter jejuni genomic window:
- a CDS encoding DMT family transporter — MTRTKYLYILLVLAMFLWGSSWPTSKILSAYADTSVITFWRFFFVVLGSFFVLNFLKIPLKIEKTALKWVLIAGVLNGLYAFVFFIAIKHGLAGKGGVLVTTMIPIFSYLIFMIAILFQKDKKSTHKITKSEILGLFLGLLSGFCLLNLGSLEDLFGKFNILFLTCSFIWALMAVFNHKAKGAHPLAINFYINLISILMFSWVLFDAKSYEIFHFEFKFWISMFVVAFLSTIIGTSIYYYGIHILGSVKANSFVLITPASALICSYFILDEVPNALTLLGCALAIGAIYFINIYGKKA, encoded by the coding sequence TTGACTCGAACAAAGTATTTGTATATCTTGCTTGTTTTAGCTATGTTTTTATGGGGCTCATCTTGGCCTACTTCTAAGATTTTATCAGCTTATGCTGATACTTCTGTGATTACTTTTTGGCGTTTTTTCTTTGTTGTATTGGGTTCATTTTTTGTTTTAAACTTCTTAAAAATTCCTCTTAAAATCGAAAAAACTGCCTTAAAATGGGTATTGATAGCAGGAGTTTTAAATGGGCTTTATGCCTTTGTATTTTTTATCGCTATAAAGCACGGCTTGGCAGGCAAAGGAGGAGTTTTAGTAACCACTATGATTCCTATTTTTTCTTATTTGATATTTATGATAGCGATATTATTTCAAAAAGATAAAAAATCAACTCACAAGATCACAAAGAGTGAAATTCTAGGCTTATTTTTAGGTTTATTATCTGGATTTTGTTTGCTAAATTTAGGGAGTTTAGAAGATTTATTTGGTAAATTTAATATTTTATTTTTAACTTGTTCTTTTATTTGGGCTTTGATGGCAGTGTTTAATCATAAAGCCAAAGGAGCTCACCCTTTGGCGATTAACTTTTATATTAATCTCATTTCTATTTTAATGTTTTCTTGGGTATTGTTTGATGCAAAAAGTTATGAAATTTTTCATTTTGAATTTAAATTTTGGATCAGTATGTTTGTCGTGGCTTTTTTATCAACTATTATAGGAACTAGTATTTATTATTACGGGATTCACATTTTAGGAAGCGTTAAGGCAAATTCTTTTGTTTTAATTACCCCTGCTAGTGCTTTAATTTGTAGTTATTTTATACTAGATGAGGTGCCAAATGCACTTACTTTGTTAGGTTGTGCCTTGGCTATAGGTGCTATATATTTTATCAATATTTATGGTAAAAAAGCTTAG
- a CDS encoding NAD(P)H-dependent oxidoreductase — protein MKNILLLNGTKEFGNSKGQLNLTLHNHALEILKTLGCEVDQTHIDQGYDPKEEIQKFIKADAVIYQMPAWWMGEPWIVKKYIDEVFGLGAGVLFKNDGRTHENPSKNYGKGGLDHGKKYMFSLTWNAPLEAFNDKNEFFEGKGVDMVYWHLHKAHEFIGMKALPTFMCNDVVKNPQVEKYLNEYELHLKKIF, from the coding sequence ATGAAAAATATACTCTTACTTAATGGCACTAAAGAATTTGGAAATTCAAAAGGACAGCTTAATTTGACATTGCATAATCATGCTTTAGAAATTTTAAAGACATTAGGATGCGAAGTAGATCAAACTCACATAGATCAAGGATATGATCCTAAAGAAGAGATACAAAAATTTATAAAAGCTGATGCTGTGATCTATCAAATGCCAGCTTGGTGGATGGGCGAGCCTTGGATAGTTAAAAAATATATCGATGAAGTGTTTGGTTTGGGTGCTGGAGTGCTTTTTAAAAATGATGGAAGAACTCATGAAAATCCTAGTAAAAACTATGGAAAAGGTGGTTTAGATCATGGTAAAAAATACATGTTTTCTCTCACTTGGAATGCACCTCTTGAAGCCTTTAATGATAAAAATGAATTTTTTGAAGGAAAGGGTGTAGATATGGTGTATTGGCATTTGCATAAGGCTCATGAATTTATAGGTATGAAAGCTTTACCAACTTTTATGTGTAATGATGTGGTAAAAAATCCTCAAGTGGAAAAATATCTAAACGAGTATGAACTACACTTGAAAAAAATTTTTTAA
- the rrpA gene encoding MarR family transcription factor RrpA translates to MTKENSPCNFEECGFNYTLALINGKYKMSILYCLFRYEIVRYNELKRFLSSISFKTLTNTLRELENDGLIIRKEYAQIPPKVEYSLSKRGQSLIPILQAMSKWGKKDKKGKKCLN, encoded by the coding sequence ATGACTAAAGAGAATTCTCCGTGCAATTTCGAAGAATGTGGATTTAACTATACTCTAGCATTAATTAATGGAAAATATAAAATGAGTATTTTATACTGCTTATTTCGCTATGAAATCGTGCGTTATAATGAACTCAAACGCTTTTTAAGCTCCATATCTTTTAAAACTTTAACCAATACCTTAAGAGAACTAGAAAACGATGGTTTAATTATCAGAAAAGAATACGCTCAAATTCCACCCAAGGTAGAATATAGTTTATCCAAACGTGGACAAAGTTTAATTCCCATTTTACAAGCTATGAGCAAATGGGGCAAGAAAGACAAAAAAGGGAAAAAATGCTTGAATTAA
- a CDS encoding lipocalin family protein, producing MLELIGELSLQNYMGEWLEMARKPAFFQKSCLNSKAKYELKYKNGIPYVEIENFCSKKNEISSIKGKAKIVSNRQLAVRFNIFMNLFNKVNYEIIFVDSEYKVAIVGSPDKKYLWILARNIIDEKNIKEFLNIAKQRGFDISDVVFDKY from the coding sequence ATGCTTGAATTAATTGGCGAACTTTCTTTGCAAAATTATATGGGAGAATGGCTTGAAATGGCTAGAAAACCGGCCTTTTTTCAAAAATCTTGCCTAAATTCAAAGGCAAAATACGAGCTTAAATACAAAAATGGCATTCCTTATGTAGAAATTGAGAATTTTTGCAGTAAAAAAAATGAAATTTCAAGTATAAAGGGTAAGGCAAAAATCGTTTCAAATAGGCAATTAGCAGTGAGATTTAACATCTTTATGAACCTTTTTAATAAAGTAAATTATGAAATCATTTTTGTTGATAGCGAGTATAAAGTTGCCATTGTGGGTAGTCCTGATAAAAAATATCTTTGGATTTTAGCAAGAAATATAATAGATGAAAAAAATATAAAAGAGTTTTTAAACATCGCTAAGCAAAGGGGATTTGACATTAGCGATGTGGTTTTTGATAAGTATTAA
- a CDS encoding NAD(P)-dependent alcohol dehydrogenase has translation MQYKILENNRIASKGYAMLSKDAKFTPFEFSRHAIGDNDILIKILYAGICHSDIHTARSEWGEATYPCVPGHEIAGEVIAVGKNVSKFKVGDYAGVGCMVNSCGECDACKRSQEQFCENGKTIFTYNSCDVFHGNENTYGGYSNNIVVSEKFAICVPKNAPMHKVAPLLCAGITTYSPLKFSKIKEGSSVAIAGFGGLGMMAVKYAVKMGAKVSVFARNENKKADALAMGVSSFYTSCDKNAVKERFDLIISTIPTPYNPAIYLDLLKFGGEMAIVGLPPVEDKVNIGINELVHKAGKKVYGSLIGGIAETQEMLDFSLKHGIYPETELITPQEIDKAYENLTSGKAKFRYVIDMTKE, from the coding sequence ATGCAATACAAAATTTTAGAAAACAATCGCATCGCAAGTAAAGGCTATGCAATGCTTAGCAAGGATGCGAAATTTACACCCTTTGAATTTAGCCGCCATGCTATTGGCGATAATGATATTTTGATTAAAATCCTATATGCAGGCATTTGTCATAGCGATATTCACACCGCAAGAAGCGAGTGGGGAGAAGCTACTTATCCTTGCGTGCCTGGGCATGAGATAGCAGGAGAAGTTATCGCTGTGGGTAAAAATGTGAGTAAATTTAAAGTGGGAGATTACGCAGGGGTTGGTTGTATGGTAAATTCATGCGGTGAGTGCGATGCTTGCAAACGCTCACAAGAGCAGTTTTGCGAAAATGGCAAAACCATCTTTACTTACAATAGTTGCGATGTATTTCACGGCAATGAAAACACCTATGGGGGTTACTCAAACAACATAGTTGTAAGTGAAAAATTTGCCATTTGTGTGCCAAAAAATGCACCGATGCATAAGGTTGCACCTTTGCTTTGTGCAGGAATTACCACTTACTCGCCTTTAAAATTTTCTAAGATAAAAGAAGGCTCAAGCGTTGCTATAGCAGGATTTGGCGGACTTGGTATGATGGCTGTAAAATACGCTGTTAAAATGGGTGCAAAGGTTAGCGTTTTTGCTAGAAATGAAAACAAAAAAGCCGACGCTTTAGCAATGGGTGTAAGCTCATTTTACACAAGCTGCGATAAAAACGCTGTAAAAGAACGCTTTGATTTAATCATCTCAACCATTCCAACTCCTTATAATCCTGCTATTTATTTGGATTTGCTTAAATTTGGTGGCGAAATGGCTATAGTTGGCTTACCTCCTGTGGAAGATAAGGTAAATATAGGCATAAACGAGCTTGTACATAAGGCAGGTAAAAAGGTTTATGGCTCGCTAATTGGCGGTATTGCTGAAACTCAAGAAATGCTTGATTTTTCTTTAAAACACGGAATTTATCCAGAAACCGAGCTTATCACCCCACAAGAAATCGATAAAGCTTATGAAAATCTAACCTCAGGAAAGGCTAAATTTCGCTATGTCATTGATATGACAAAAGAATAA
- the hsdR gene encoding EcoAI/FtnUII family type I restriction enzme subunit R, with amino-acid sequence MNFSEQDTRVKIIDEKLKLALWNEENIIREYYFNAGKKFIGGKRGQRKFVDYLLKFQNKHLAIIEAKKLSKDPLDGLSQAQEYAKNLDVRFVYCTNGEKIYEYDMQNARGEYVQNFASPQVLFERVFGNLKEWQHKLLTQKDLFIPQKELRYYQKIAVERVIKALIEQKDRILLTLATGTGKTTIAFALCYRLLEARWNKNNKDKKPRILFLSDRVSLRDQALGEFNYIEQDCKKIDTKELKKSFTLPSANVYFGIYQSLSAESDINDEENKFYLLFPKDFFDLVIIDECHRGGANEEGSWKEVLEHFSCATHLGLTATPKQKDNVDTYKYFGESVYEYSLKDGIEDGFLTPYKVKLVTTSLSGGYTYNPNDIIEGKLEKGHFDIKEFERNISIPQYNEFIAKELLKLINPMDKTIIFCVNQAHASEIKRDIDKHKSIKHNDYCVRVTSDEGIIGLNYLKSFQDNDKAFPVILTSSKMLTTGVDARNVRNIVLLANIGSMIEFKQIIGRGTRVYEGKDFFTIIDFVGATKLFYDPKWDGQRILEDNKEQKEEESKKENNKNENESKIKKKEKITVHIKGTKLAIYDIKTSYIGENDKPLDAKEFLEFLFGKLAKYYQNEAKLREIWSDLNTRKEFLKKLENDGISKDALQDLALMFEKDCDLYDVLAHLSFNTELKTRKERVQNVKNSSFLKSFHNEKALRLMNFLLDKYENVGIEEFEKGLKPLIELSSLGNIKELSIEFGGINELMQSFATLQRELYAG; translated from the coding sequence ATGAATTTTTCAGAGCAGGATACAAGGGTTAAAATTATAGATGAGAAATTAAAATTAGCTTTATGGAATGAAGAAAACATAATAAGAGAATACTATTTTAACGCAGGAAAAAAATTCATAGGCGGCAAAAGAGGGCAAAGAAAATTCGTTGATTATTTACTTAAATTTCAAAACAAACATCTAGCTATCATTGAAGCAAAGAAATTAAGCAAAGACCCGCTTGATGGACTTTCTCAAGCACAAGAATATGCAAAAAATTTAGATGTGCGTTTTGTGTATTGCACAAATGGAGAAAAGATTTATGAATACGATATGCAAAATGCAAGGGGCGAGTATGTGCAAAATTTTGCTAGTCCGCAAGTTTTATTTGAGCGTGTTTTTGGGAATTTAAAAGAATGGCAACACAAACTTCTTACACAAAAAGACTTATTTATCCCACAAAAAGAATTAAGATATTATCAAAAAATAGCCGTTGAAAGAGTGATAAAGGCTTTGATTGAGCAAAAAGATAGAATTTTGCTAACTCTTGCTACTGGTACAGGAAAAACTACGATTGCTTTTGCTTTGTGTTATCGTTTGCTTGAAGCTAGATGGAATAAAAATAATAAAGATAAAAAGCCAAGAATTTTATTTTTAAGCGATAGAGTAAGCTTAAGAGACCAAGCTTTAGGCGAGTTTAATTATATTGAGCAAGATTGTAAAAAGATTGATACAAAAGAGCTTAAAAAATCATTCACTCTTCCATCTGCAAATGTGTATTTTGGGATTTATCAAAGTTTAAGTGCTGAAAGTGATATAAACGATGAAGAAAATAAATTTTATTTACTTTTTCCAAAAGATTTTTTTGACCTTGTGATTATTGATGAATGCCATAGAGGTGGGGCAAATGAAGAAGGTAGTTGGAAGGAAGTTTTAGAGCATTTTTCTTGCGCTACGCATTTAGGACTTACTGCAACGCCTAAGCAAAAAGATAATGTAGATACTTATAAATATTTTGGCGAAAGTGTTTATGAATACAGCCTTAAAGATGGGATTGAAGATGGTTTTTTAACCCCTTATAAAGTAAAATTAGTTACTACAAGTTTAAGCGGTGGTTATACTTATAATCCTAATGATATCATTGAAGGAAAGCTTGAAAAAGGGCATTTTGATATAAAAGAATTTGAAAGAAATATAAGCATTCCACAATACAATGAATTTATTGCAAAAGAACTTTTAAAGCTTATAAATCCTATGGATAAAACGATTATTTTTTGTGTCAATCAAGCTCATGCGAGTGAGATAAAAAGGGATATTGACAAGCATAAAAGCATAAAGCACAATGATTATTGTGTGCGTGTTACAAGCGATGAAGGAATAATCGGGCTAAACTACTTAAAAAGTTTTCAAGATAATGATAAAGCCTTTCCAGTAATTTTAACTAGTTCAAAAATGCTAACAACAGGCGTTGATGCAAGAAATGTAAGAAATATCGTGCTTTTAGCAAATATTGGCTCTATGATAGAGTTTAAGCAAATTATTGGGCGTGGAACTAGGGTGTATGAAGGTAAAGACTTTTTTACTATTATAGATTTTGTAGGAGCGACAAAGCTTTTTTATGACCCAAAATGGGACGGGCAAAGAATACTAGAAGATAACAAAGAGCAAAAAGAAGAAGAAAGTAAAAAAGAAAATAACAAAAATGAAAATGAAAGTAAAATAAAGAAAAAAGAAAAAATTACTGTGCATATTAAAGGTACAAAACTTGCGATTTATGATATAAAAACAAGTTATATCGGAGAAAATGATAAACCTTTAGATGCTAAAGAGTTTTTGGAATTTCTTTTTGGAAAATTAGCAAAATATTATCAAAATGAAGCAAAATTGCGTGAGATTTGGAGTGATTTAAATACTAGAAAAGAGTTTTTAAAAAAGCTAGAAAATGATGGAATCTCAAAAGATGCCCTGCAGGATTTAGCATTGATGTTTGAAAAGGATTGCGATTTATATGATGTTTTAGCGCATTTAAGCTTTAATACTGAGCTAAAAACAAGAAAAGAGCGTGTGCAGAATGTAAAAAATAGTTCTTTTTTAAAATCCTTTCACAATGAAAAAGCTTTAAGACTTATGAATTTTTTATTAGATAAATACGAAAATGTAGGCATTGAAGAATTTGAAAAAGGTTTAAAACCATTAATTGAATTAAGTTCTTTAGGAAATATAAAAGAACTTAGTATTGAATTTGGCGGAATAAATGAACTTATGCAAAGTTTTGCTACTTTACAAAGAGAGCTTTATGCGGGATAA
- a CDS encoding DUF1837 domain-containing protein, with protein sequence MQGKEIENITTINTYVKNKDNSNFTIMLNETLCRQYHHFLLSISNQFESKKWKMKNFRNFIITNLKECALTEQERQSLAGNEGEILDKAISKLKIDDKSGEVGEIFLHGIMREYYNALSIVPKIFHKQNRNMEALGFDSVHLTIENQECHLWLGESKLYDNLNGAITNVIKSIKDNLSDEIILNEARIIANPHELDNLAEHHNIQTSTLTNFKKIINGNINLDELKSILHVPISIIYDCNYTKSIEEITDDYKTAIKNFHKKNGNKISEKIKKLSNEITYIDRIKFHIILFPVPDKKEIMSKINQIFRSYRNAN encoded by the coding sequence ATGCAGGGCAAAGAGATAGAAAATATAACAACAATAAACACTTATGTGAAAAATAAAGATAATAGTAATTTTACAATAATGTTAAATGAAACACTATGTCGTCAATATCATCATTTTTTACTATCTATTTCAAATCAATTTGAAAGCAAAAAGTGGAAAATGAAAAATTTTAGAAATTTTATTATTACTAATTTAAAAGAGTGTGCTTTAACAGAACAAGAAAGGCAAAGTTTAGCAGGCAACGAAGGCGAAATTTTAGATAAAGCTATCTCAAAACTAAAAATAGATGACAAAAGTGGAGAGGTAGGAGAAATTTTTCTCCATGGTATCATGAGAGAATATTACAATGCTCTATCCATTGTGCCTAAGATTTTTCATAAACAAAATCGTAATATGGAGGCATTAGGATTTGATAGCGTCCATCTAACTATAGAAAACCAAGAATGCCATTTGTGGCTAGGCGAATCAAAGCTATATGATAATTTAAATGGAGCTATAACAAATGTTATAAAATCTATAAAAGACAATTTAAGTGACGAAATCATTCTTAATGAAGCTAGAATAATTGCAAATCCACATGAATTAGATAATCTAGCAGAACATCATAATATTCAGACAAGCACATTGACAAATTTCAAGAAAATTATTAATGGGAATATTAATCTTGATGAATTAAAAAGCATTTTACATGTGCCAATATCTATTATTTACGATTGTAATTATACAAAAAGCATTGAGGAAATTACCGACGATTATAAAACAGCGATAAAAAACTTTCATAAGAAAAATGGCAATAAAATATCAGAGAAAATCAAAAAACTTTCAAATGAAATTACATATATCGATAGAATAAAATTTCACATAATTTTATTTCCTGTTCCTGATAAGAAGGAAATTATGAGCAAAATAAATCAAATTTTTAGGAGTTATAGAAATGCTAACTAA
- a CDS encoding DEAD/DEAH box helicase: protein MLDEIQDKALYPPILNHLIRQFGLYPYMNQDTSILTDRFLLECFKTDIGEDEPKVLHREQSRVLKRLLSNESLILSAPTSFGKSFIIDALIAMKKPKNVLIIVPTISLLDEARRRLVRKFTPDYNIITTSGAAPKENNIFILTQERVLEYLDFIKANRIDLFIVDEFYKIVGDITRSDILQNAIKQVSSYSKQSYYLCPNVKQFKENSLKYQFLKNIEKVSIDFNTVILNIHDLSHKKEKKEYILKNILNENKNQKTMIYVKSKPESREVCKYIKEYVTTNNDQLNNFSNWLKKHYWQDWDFANYLANGIGQHNSAMHRFIQQLQVKLFSENEYMNIMATTTSLIEGVNTATKNIIIWNDSVEGNKDKLTSMQYKNIIGRCGRMFKYFVGNVYLLESNKETLKNEQETMEIIPQEEFLYRNDLETFDVKTEMEKNLKNLLNNENKFHQIMSKMKNYTILMDLESIVTIVKNAELFEKSIRYLNSDKPDEWGFIKKKEIQEIVFEILNEKSKNAYFKIIDYGKYNYCGVKQTIDNINKKARQEWYKIDINKYFNIERIISFDIASFFNDLNQIMQILYPEKKIDISSFVTKLSNVFLPSVVYTLEEFGLPRIISKKLHQCGFIDFENNDLTIEQALNKFKECTAIDTVNILKENSLYDDFEDYILNYFYDGLGQ, encoded by the coding sequence TTGCTTGATGAAATTCAAGATAAAGCTTTATATCCACCTATATTAAATCATCTTATCAGACAATTTGGGTTATATCCCTATATGAATCAAGATACTTCAATTTTAACAGATAGATTCTTACTAGAATGCTTTAAAACAGATATCGGAGAAGATGAACCAAAAGTTTTACATAGAGAACAATCAAGAGTTTTAAAAAGACTTTTAAGCAATGAAAGTCTTATTCTTTCTGCTCCAACAAGTTTTGGCAAAAGCTTTATTATCGATGCTCTAATAGCTATGAAAAAGCCAAAAAATGTATTAATCATTGTCCCTACTATTTCTTTGTTAGATGAAGCTAGAAGAAGACTTGTAAGGAAATTTACACCTGATTACAACATAATTACAACATCGGGTGCTGCTCCAAAAGAAAATAATATATTCATATTAACCCAAGAAAGAGTTTTGGAATATTTAGACTTTATAAAAGCCAATAGAATTGATTTATTTATCGTAGATGAGTTTTATAAAATTGTCGGGGATATAACAAGGTCAGATATCTTACAAAATGCAATAAAGCAAGTAAGTTCTTATTCCAAACAATCATACTATCTGTGTCCAAATGTCAAACAATTTAAAGAAAATTCATTAAAATATCAATTTTTGAAAAATATAGAAAAAGTCTCAATTGATTTTAATACTGTAATATTAAACATACATGATTTAAGCCACAAAAAAGAAAAGAAAGAATATATATTAAAAAACATATTAAATGAAAATAAAAATCAAAAAACAATGATTTATGTAAAAAGCAAACCAGAATCAAGAGAAGTTTGCAAGTATATAAAAGAATATGTTACTACAAATAATGATCAATTAAACAACTTTTCAAATTGGTTAAAAAAGCATTATTGGCAAGACTGGGACTTTGCTAACTATTTAGCAAATGGTATAGGACAACACAATTCCGCTATGCATAGATTTATCCAACAACTTCAAGTTAAACTATTTTCAGAAAATGAATATATGAATATTATGGCAACTACCACTTCTTTAATAGAAGGTGTAAATACCGCAACAAAAAATATAATTATATGGAATGATTCTGTTGAGGGGAATAAAGATAAATTAACAAGTATGCAATATAAAAATATTATAGGTAGATGCGGGAGAATGTTTAAATATTTTGTTGGTAATGTATATTTATTAGAAAGCAACAAAGAAACATTAAAAAATGAGCAAGAAACTATGGAAATAATTCCTCAAGAAGAATTTTTATACAGAAACGACTTAGAAACATTTGATGTAAAAACAGAAATGGAAAAAAACTTAAAAAACTTACTTAATAATGAAAACAAATTTCATCAAATTATGTCAAAAATGAAAAATTACACTATTTTAATGGATTTAGAAAGTATTGTAACAATTGTTAAAAATGCCGAACTTTTTGAAAAAAGCATTAGATATTTAAATAGCGATAAACCTGATGAATGGGGATTTATCAAAAAGAAAGAGATACAAGAGATTGTTTTTGAAATATTGAATGAGAAATCTAAAAATGCTTATTTTAAAATAATTGATTATGGCAAATATAATTATTGTGGTGTAAAACAAACCATCGATAATATAAACAAAAAAGCAAGACAAGAGTGGTATAAAATTGACATTAATAAATATTTTAATATTGAGAGAATAATTAGTTTTGATATTGCTAGTTTTTTCAATGATTTAAACCAAATTATGCAAATACTCTATCCTGAAAAAAAGATAGATATTTCAAGTTTTGTTACAAAACTTTCAAATGTCTTTTTACCATCAGTGGTATATACTCTTGAAGAATTTGGGTTACCTAGAATCATTTCTAAAAAACTTCACCAATGTGGATTTATTGATTTTGAAAATAATGATTTAACAATAGAGCAAGCGTTAAACAAATTTAAAGAATGCACAGCTATTGATACAGTTAATATTCTAAAAGAAAATAGTCTATATGATGATTTTGAAGACTATATATTAAATTATTTTTATGATGGCTTAGGACAATAA
- a CDS encoding restriction endonuclease subunit S, producing MTNLPQGWEVKTLGSIGFFIRGVSYKKEQLLSIKDEKSVYLLRANNIQNELILDDLQIIPKELAVDKIIQNNDILFAMSSGSKHIVGKNILLNDLNDFTFGAFCGLFRINNLNISYKFLAFYLKSSFYKNYILNISKGSNINNLRFADLENLQIPLPPLKEQERIVGILDFAFSKIDENIKKAKENLANIDELMQSALQKAFNPLNDNTKKIINSRNLGNGKV from the coding sequence ATGACAAATTTACCGCAGGGTTGGGAAGTTAAAACGCTTGGAAGTATAGGCTTTTTTATAAGAGGAGTTTCTTATAAAAAAGAGCAATTATTATCCATAAAAGATGAAAAGTCCGTGTATTTATTGAGAGCAAATAATATTCAAAATGAATTAATTTTAGATGATTTGCAAATAATCCCCAAAGAATTAGCGGTTGATAAGATTATTCAAAACAATGATATATTATTTGCGATGAGTAGCGGAAGTAAGCATATTGTTGGAAAAAATATACTTTTAAATGATTTAAATGACTTTACCTTCGGGGCTTTTTGTGGATTATTTAGAATTAATAATTTAAATATTTCTTATAAATTTTTAGCTTTTTATTTAAAAAGTAGTTTTTATAAAAATTATATTTTGAATATTTCTAAAGGTTCTAATATAAATAATTTAAGATTTGCTGATTTAGAAAATTTACAAATCCCATTACCACCACTAAAAGAGCAAGAAAGGATAGTGGGGATTTTGGATTTTGCTTTTAGTAAGATTGATGAAAATATCAAAAAAGCAAAAGAAAATTTAGCAAATATTGATGAGCTTATGCAAAGTGCTTTGCAAAAGGCTTTTAATCCACTTAACGATAATACTAAAAAAATTATCAACTCCCGCAATCTTGGGAATGGAAAAGTTTAG
- a CDS encoding restriction endonuclease subunit S, translating into MQNGFAASKNNEIPSGYVHLRTHNISMDGSLKFDTLIRIKEEFIKEKQSFIERNDILFNNTNSTELVGKTALVTQNYNYAFSNHLTKIKLKNQYNSKLVVFYFVLLLKNKYFEKICHQWIGQSGINIDKLKKIQIPLPPLQEQEQIAEHLDFVFEKAKALKELYTKELKDYEELKQSLLDKAFKGEL; encoded by the coding sequence ATCCAAAATGGCTTCGCCGCTAGTAAAAATAATGAAATTCCAAGTGGATATGTGCATTTAAGAACACATAATATTTCAATGGATGGAAGTTTAAAATTTGATACTTTAATAAGAATTAAAGAAGAATTTATCAAAGAAAAGCAATCGTTTATTGAGAGAAATGATATTTTATTTAACAATACTAATAGCACAGAATTGGTTGGCAAAACTGCACTAGTGACACAGAATTATAATTATGCTTTTAGTAATCACTTAACAAAAATAAAATTAAAAAATCAATATAATTCCAAATTAGTTGTATTTTATTTTGTTTTATTATTGAAAAATAAATATTTTGAAAAAATATGTCACCAATGGATAGGGCAAAGTGGGATAAATATAGATAAATTAAAGAAAATTCAAATCCCCCTACCACCTTTACAAGAGCAAGAGCAAATCGCAGAGCATTTAGATTTTGTCTTTGAAAAGGCAAAGGCTTTAAAAGAGCTTTACACTAAAGAGCTAAAAGATTATGAAGAGCTTAAGCAATCCTTGCTTGATAAAGCTTTTAAAGGAGAATTATAA